In the Bacillota bacterium genome, CAGGTCGGCGGGGAGAGGAGTGTTTTTGTGGGCGAGGATGAAGCCGCCGTTATAACGCAGCACCAGCTGGCGCAGGTCTTGCGGCGTGCCCGGAGTGTGCACCTGTGACGGATGTCCCATCACGAATCGCAGGCTGGGACGGCTGGGTTCGAAGGCGTACACCATGACGACCTTTCCCTGTTGCAGCACGGGTATCAGCGAACGTGCCAGCCGATGTAGTGGCGCAATGTCGTAAGCGTCCCAGCGGGGCAAGCCGTCATGCCCTGCCAAAAAGGCGAACAACATTCCGAAGAGCGCCGCAGTGCCCACCACGCGCGGGGTGTGTGCCCATCGCCACGCCAGGAAGATAACGCTTAACACGAACAGCGTGCTCAGTATGAGCGCGAAGGGCGCCATGTGCGAAACCGCCTGCACCACATCCGGCGGGACAGGCTTGCCCATCAGCATAGCCGTTTCAACGCCGCGCCACTGCCAGCCGACCGCGCCCACCAGCGCGAACGCCGCCCCCAGCACGATGCCAGTGAACCCCACCAGCGCGGCTTCGCCTGCGCGCAGTCCCCGCTTTACCGTCCACAGGGACTGTAAACGCACCGCCGCTAAAAGGCACAACGCAGGCACTGCTGGCAGCACGTAGCCTGGCAGCTTGGATTTGCTGAGAGAGAAGAAGACGATAACCACCAGCGCCCAGAACGCCCACATCGCCCATGCGCAGCAGAGTTTCTCCCGCTCGCAACGCCAGCCGCTTATCGCCTGCCAGCCGATGATGGGCACGAACGCGCTCCAGGGATACATGCCTGCCACCAGCACGGGGATGTAGAACCAGAACGGCGCGACGTGCCCGAACTCTCTGCCCAGAAAGCGGAGGATATGGTGTCGAACGATATACTCGTCGACGAACTGTTGCCCGGTCGCCTGCCAGACCGCCACGTGCCAGGGCAGCACAATGAGCAGGTACAGCCCCAGAGCGGGTAACCACGGGATGCGTTTCAGTTCTCCCCAATCTCGCCGCAGCAAAATCCACAGCACCATCGCCGCGCCCGGCAGAAGCAGCCCGATGAAGCCTTTGGTCATGGTCGCCAGCCCTGCGCCCGCTGCCGTCAGAAGGTACCATCGGCGGTCTCCGGTGTAACCTTCGATCCATCCGACTACAGCCAGCGTCAACCACAAAGTGAGCAGGCTGTCCATAATCGCCTGCCGCGCTAATCCCATCGTCAGTGGGCACAGGGGATAAATGACAAGTGCCAGCCAGCCGACACGGTGCAGTTCCCGACGTTTCGCCCACTGCCACAAGAGCCATGCGGTCAGGGTTGCTGCCAGAGCGGAAGGCAGGCGTGCCGCCAGTGGCGTGAAGCCGAATATCTTCATGCACAATGCCTGTAGCCAGTAGGTGAGGGGAGGTTTGTCGAAGAAGACGCCTGTGCCCACGCGAGGTACCAGCCAGTCACCCGACTCCACCGTCTGCCGCGCGGCGGTGGCATACAGTCCTTCGTCGAGGTCAAACAGCCCTGCTGCACTCAATCCGAAGAAGCACCCCATGCCGATGGCTACCAGCGGGATGCCCACTGGCAGCAGTTCGCGAAGCAGGGACCTGTTGGACGTCGCTTTCATGCCACTCCGTCGATTCCGCAGTTGCAGAATGGATTCCTGTTCCGCCTGTGGTATACTGTGTGCGGAGGAGTGAGCGCACATGGCGAGCGTTGCGCAATCTCGGCGTATCCGCATGAGCCGGGAGCAGTTCGAGCAGCTGCCCCCTGGGCCCCCCTATTACGACTATATTTGTGGAGAGGCTATCGAGGTGAACAGACCCTCTGGACGCCACCAGCAGCTGGTTGTTTGACTGGCAGCTTCGCTGTGGAACCACGTTCGGGAAAGGGACCTGGGAGAGGTATGGGCAGACATTAACGTTGCGCTTCCAACAGGTGACTGGCTTGGACCAGATGCGGTGTATTTGGCGAAGGAGCATCTTGACCGGTACCACGATGCGAAAGGGTACA is a window encoding:
- a CDS encoding glycosyltransferase family 39 protein translates to MKATSNRSLLRELLPVGIPLVAIGMGCFFGLSAAGLFDLDEGLYATAARQTVESGDWLVPRVGTGVFFDKPPLTYWLQALCMKIFGFTPLAARLPSALAATLTAWLLWQWAKRRELHRVGWLALVIYPLCPLTMGLARQAIMDSLLTLWLTLAVVGWIEGYTGDRRWYLLTAAGAGLATMTKGFIGLLLPGAAMVLWILLRRDWGELKRIPWLPALGLYLLIVLPWHVAVWQATGQQFVDEYIVRHHILRFLGREFGHVAPFWFYIPVLVAGMYPWSAFVPIIGWQAISGWRCEREKLCCAWAMWAFWALVVIVFFSLSKSKLPGYVLPAVPALCLLAAVRLQSLWTVKRGLRAGEAALVGFTGIVLGAAFALVGAVGWQWRGVETAMLMGKPVPPDVVQAVSHMAPFALILSTLFVLSVIFLAWRWAHTPRVVGTAALFGMLFAFLAGHDGLPRWDAYDIAPLHRLARSLIPVLQQGKVVMVYAFEPSRPSLRFVMGHPSQVHTPGTPQDLRQLVLRYNGGFILAHKNTPLPADLPCRPVREREDGRWVVYQCVPSAE